A single genomic interval of Terriglobus albidus harbors:
- a CDS encoding TolB family protein, which yields MFLIQAAVIVVTMAATLLRGFQARPHLLKVRQLTHDGVYKVSDAPLFLRDKRLFFTERQDTRNLLASVSLDGNISRNQVLPVRDGVLSGIGKSAEDVLISRPGDKGTITVASLNGDNNRPLSEFGGESPSWSPDGKHLAFIRGQQLFTADDKGQNPVPLVAVQGTPFWPVWSPDGTAIRFSVREPDGGESIHEVNLATKRLSPVLRGEPHEHRACCGAWTSNGRYFAYVVGNSASTSLWVQREEVLGWKKIKRSWELASGPVDFWRAPVIDQDHIYAIGEQVRHKLVLLNSKFAPFLPAVSVNSLSISHDGEWVAYSVYPEGSLWKSRLDGTERTRLSAHDEYTRMPQWSSDDHEIFYLRMIEGKPWSLAQVDARGGKPGILAIGGSGTSELAYSTAGDQLVMDQTGPGSTTSRKLAILSSKGQLIEELPESEGMTAARWSADGRYISAVSVDREQLRVFDRVSRKWDVVFTSATIGANVWDRKGNTLYFMARQEQRCTLFRFQPGGQGASEVMEIPEVYANGDVSRALEVTARGDLIFEYLEGAAEIYDLNVDLRSPL from the coding sequence ATGTTTCTGATACAAGCTGCCGTCATAGTTGTCACGATGGCAGCTACGCTGCTCCGTGGCTTTCAGGCAAGGCCGCACTTGTTGAAAGTTAGGCAGCTAACACATGACGGCGTGTACAAGGTAAGTGATGCTCCCCTCTTCCTGCGCGATAAGAGGCTCTTCTTTACGGAGCGCCAGGATACCCGGAATCTCTTGGCAAGTGTCTCTCTCGATGGCAACATCTCCAGGAACCAGGTGCTTCCGGTTCGGGATGGAGTTCTGTCTGGTATCGGTAAGTCTGCGGAGGACGTGCTGATCTCCCGGCCGGGGGATAAAGGCACGATCACCGTGGCATCATTAAACGGAGACAACAATCGCCCGTTAAGCGAATTCGGTGGGGAATCGCCTTCGTGGTCGCCGGACGGCAAGCATCTGGCCTTCATTCGCGGACAACAATTGTTCACGGCTGACGACAAGGGCCAGAACCCTGTCCCCCTGGTGGCAGTGCAAGGGACCCCCTTCTGGCCAGTATGGTCGCCTGACGGCACTGCCATTCGGTTTTCGGTTCGCGAGCCAGATGGCGGAGAAAGTATCCACGAAGTAAACCTGGCGACGAAACGCCTCTCGCCGGTCCTCCGGGGCGAGCCTCATGAACATCGTGCATGTTGCGGTGCATGGACCTCCAATGGAAGGTACTTCGCGTATGTCGTCGGAAACTCCGCATCAACGTCACTATGGGTTCAGCGCGAAGAGGTTCTTGGCTGGAAGAAGATCAAGCGTTCCTGGGAGCTGGCATCAGGGCCGGTGGATTTCTGGCGGGCGCCCGTTATCGACCAGGATCATATCTATGCGATCGGTGAACAGGTAAGGCACAAGCTCGTTCTGCTCAACTCGAAATTTGCTCCTTTTCTTCCGGCGGTATCAGTGAATTCATTGAGCATCTCTCATGATGGAGAGTGGGTTGCATACTCCGTGTATCCGGAGGGTTCACTCTGGAAGAGCCGCCTGGATGGTACCGAACGGACACGTCTTTCGGCGCATGACGAGTACACGCGCATGCCGCAATGGTCGTCCGATGACCATGAAATCTTTTATCTGCGCATGATCGAAGGCAAGCCGTGGAGTTTAGCGCAGGTGGATGCGCGTGGCGGTAAGCCAGGCATTCTGGCAATCGGCGGCAGCGGAACGAGTGAGCTGGCCTACAGTACCGCGGGCGATCAGCTTGTCATGGATCAGACGGGCCCGGGCAGCACGACATCCAGAAAGCTCGCCATTCTTTCTTCAAAAGGGCAATTGATAGAAGAACTGCCGGAATCTGAGGGGATGACCGCTGCAAGGTGGTCAGCGGATGGGCGATATATCTCTGCTGTAAGTGTAGATCGAGAACAACTACGCGTCTTTGACAGGGTGTCCAGAAAGTGGGATGTTGTGTTCACCTCGGCCACGATCGGAGCTAACGTCTGGGATCGCAAGGGAAATACGCTCTATTTCATGGCACGCCAGGAGCAGCGTTGTACCCTCTTCAGGTTTCAGCCCGGCGGGCAGGGGGCGAGCGAAGTGATGGAGATACCAGAGGTCTATGCGAATGGTGATGTATCACGGGCATTGGAAGTTACCGCACGTGGAGACCTGATCTTCGAGTACCTGGAGGGCGCAGCGGAGATCTATGACCTTAATGTAGATCTCAGATCTCCCCTGTAA
- a CDS encoding zinc-dependent alcohol dehydrogenase family protein, with the protein MRAAVLEQPAPIETSPLVLRDVPIPSPLTGEALLKVLACGVCHTDLHIAEGDLPRIKKPVIPGHQIVGEVVKTNDSSLQIGDRVGVAWLGGTDGTCRYCRTERENLCDHPVFTGYGRDGGFAEYVTVDARFTYPMPENLPSETAAPLLCAGAVGYRSLRVADVKPGTRVGLFGYGASAQMVVPVLLHWGCDVFVATREPDHQDLARTQGARWAGPLDEKTPEQLDAAITFAPVGNVVISALQSLSKGGIVAINAVHLDRIPSFDYDTLLWGERQLRSVANLTRKDAAEYLQLVANLSWRPKITPCRLDEINRVLLDIRESRFTLPYVVIP; encoded by the coding sequence ATGCGTGCTGCAGTTCTGGAACAGCCGGCGCCGATTGAGACCTCACCGCTCGTGCTGCGGGACGTCCCAATACCTTCGCCCTTGACGGGTGAAGCGTTGCTGAAAGTGCTGGCGTGTGGAGTTTGCCATACAGACCTCCATATCGCTGAAGGTGACCTTCCTCGGATCAAGAAGCCCGTCATTCCCGGGCACCAGATCGTTGGTGAAGTCGTGAAGACGAACGATAGTTCTCTTCAAATTGGAGATCGCGTTGGGGTTGCCTGGCTCGGCGGTACCGATGGCACCTGCCGATACTGCAGGACGGAGCGTGAGAATCTATGCGATCATCCCGTATTCACGGGATATGGACGCGATGGAGGGTTTGCAGAATACGTTACCGTCGATGCCCGTTTCACCTATCCAATGCCGGAAAATCTGCCATCTGAAACGGCTGCGCCTCTTCTTTGTGCCGGCGCCGTGGGGTACAGGAGTCTGCGCGTTGCTGACGTCAAACCCGGTACAAGAGTCGGTCTCTTTGGGTATGGAGCTTCGGCGCAAATGGTGGTGCCCGTTCTTCTCCACTGGGGCTGCGACGTCTTCGTGGCCACGCGTGAACCCGACCACCAGGATCTGGCCCGCACCCAGGGCGCACGTTGGGCAGGTCCGCTCGATGAGAAAACTCCCGAACAGCTTGATGCCGCAATCACCTTTGCGCCTGTCGGTAATGTTGTTATCTCTGCCCTGCAGTCTCTCTCGAAGGGAGGAATCGTCGCGATCAATGCCGTCCATCTGGACCGCATTCCGTCGTTCGACTACGACACGCTTCTTTGGGGAGAACGGCAACTCCGCAGCGTCGCCAACCTCACGCGGAAAGATGCCGCCGAGTATCTGCAGCTTGTTGCAAACCTCTCATGGCGGCCAAAGATAACGCCCTGCCGCCTGGATGAGATCAATCGGGTTCTGCTCGATATTCGCGAAAGCAGATTCACACTTCCCTACGTAGTCATTCCGTGA
- a CDS encoding Hsp20 family protein has protein sequence MPTTLTVHSGKLRKNAIQFPHLHNLFEDMERLTERISKRAFSLFQQRGGGEGRDWDDWFKAESEFLKAVPVEITESDQKISIRAEVPGFTAEELTVQVEPNGVYIRGRSESRKEEKGKGIVTYSEVFSNEIARHIELPAIIDASHSEAKLSDGVLELTLPKSAPPKAVNIKVA, from the coding sequence ATGCCGACTACGCTAACCGTCCACTCAGGCAAATTGCGTAAGAACGCCATTCAGTTTCCTCATCTTCATAATCTGTTTGAGGACATGGAGCGCCTTACCGAACGTATCTCCAAGCGTGCTTTCAGTCTCTTCCAGCAGCGTGGAGGGGGCGAGGGCCGCGACTGGGATGATTGGTTTAAGGCTGAATCGGAGTTCCTGAAAGCGGTTCCAGTAGAGATTACAGAGTCTGATCAGAAAATTTCCATCCGGGCTGAAGTACCCGGGTTCACGGCCGAAGAGCTTACCGTTCAGGTGGAGCCGAATGGAGTCTATATTCGCGGTAGATCCGAAAGCAGGAAGGAAGAAAAGGGGAAGGGAATTGTCACGTATAGTGAAGTGTTTTCGAATGAGATCGCGCGCCATATCGAACTGCCGGCCATAATCGATGCAAGCCATAGTGAAGCAAAGCTCAGCGATGGTGTGCTCGAACTTACGTTGCCAAAATCGGCGCCTCCCAAGGCCGTCAACATCAAGGTGGCATGA
- a CDS encoding putative quinol monooxygenase has translation MQQLTIIATLVAKPGKSEALGQALLALVPPSRAEEGCINYDLHHSLSDANTWVVYENWVSKAALEYHFATPHFQAFSQQLGDLIDGSVGLQELQMVSSKA, from the coding sequence ATGCAGCAACTAACGATCATTGCAACCCTGGTAGCCAAACCGGGTAAGAGCGAGGCACTTGGACAGGCGCTTCTCGCACTTGTGCCACCATCGCGCGCAGAAGAGGGTTGCATCAATTACGACCTGCATCATTCTTTGAGTGACGCAAATACATGGGTCGTCTACGAAAACTGGGTCTCAAAAGCAGCCCTGGAGTACCACTTCGCTACCCCGCATTTCCAGGCGTTTTCCCAACAGCTCGGCGATCTCATCGACGGAAGCGTCGGCCTGCAGGAGCTCCAAATGGTGAGCTCGAAGGCCTGA
- a CDS encoding Gfo/Idh/MocA family protein, producing the protein MKLRLPLALLFLAFAPVLRAQQPIRVAIVGLVHGHVKGFLRDLPKSTDAQLVAIVEPDTALAANYEKQFSLDHSLFHTDLEETLNSTHPDAVLVYTTILDHRRVIESAARHHISSMVEKPLATTMPDTLAIRDAAKRYNVHVLVNYETTWYSSNAEALSLAANGKLGDVRKVVVHDGHKGPKEIGVGPEWLPWLTDPVRNGAGALFDFGCYGADLTTVLMHGETPISVTASAQTDKPEIYPHVDDDATIIVRYPKTQAVLMASWNWSFDRKDMELYGTQGTIFTVGPSHARKRFLGESEEQTGTSPSLPADQSGSLKYLAAVLHGQVKDQGDLSSLDTNLIVMQILDAARTSVQTGKTVSLKPLR; encoded by the coding sequence GTGAAATTGAGACTACCCCTGGCACTTCTCTTCCTCGCATTCGCACCGGTGCTCCGCGCGCAGCAGCCGATTCGAGTCGCGATCGTCGGCCTTGTTCACGGCCACGTCAAAGGCTTCCTCCGCGATCTTCCCAAGTCCACGGATGCCCAACTGGTCGCAATCGTGGAACCCGATACCGCGCTCGCCGCCAACTACGAGAAGCAGTTCTCGCTCGACCATTCCCTCTTCCATACCGACCTCGAAGAGACGCTCAACAGCACCCACCCTGATGCGGTACTGGTTTACACCACTATCCTCGACCATCGCCGTGTCATCGAGTCCGCTGCCCGTCATCACATCTCGTCCATGGTAGAGAAGCCCCTTGCGACCACCATGCCCGATACGCTCGCTATCCGGGATGCGGCAAAACGTTACAACGTGCATGTCCTCGTCAACTATGAGACGACGTGGTACTCCTCCAACGCTGAGGCCCTGAGTCTCGCAGCCAATGGCAAGCTGGGCGATGTGCGGAAGGTTGTCGTACACGACGGACACAAAGGCCCGAAGGAGATTGGTGTCGGCCCGGAATGGCTTCCCTGGCTCACCGATCCCGTCCGCAATGGCGCGGGTGCACTCTTCGATTTCGGCTGCTACGGCGCTGACCTTACGACCGTGCTGATGCATGGAGAGACTCCGATCTCAGTAACGGCATCGGCCCAGACAGACAAACCAGAGATCTATCCGCACGTTGACGACGATGCGACCATCATTGTGCGCTACCCGAAGACGCAGGCGGTCCTGATGGCTTCGTGGAACTGGAGCTTCGACCGCAAAGATATGGAGCTCTATGGGACCCAGGGAACCATCTTTACCGTCGGACCATCCCATGCACGCAAACGCTTCCTTGGTGAATCCGAAGAGCAGACCGGAACCTCTCCCTCGCTTCCCGCCGATCAATCCGGTTCTCTGAAATACCTGGCTGCCGTTCTTCATGGACAGGTCAAAGACCAGGGAGACCTGTCTTCCCTGGACACGAACCTGATCGTCATGCAGATCCTCGATGCCGCTCGCACCTCCGTACAAACCGGAAAGACAGTCTCCTTGAAACCATTGCGGTAG